One window of Chionomys nivalis chromosome 18, mChiNiv1.1, whole genome shotgun sequence genomic DNA carries:
- the Ssr2 gene encoding translocon-associated protein subunit beta yields MASGVPTMRPLAFVVLALLAVSQGEEGARLLASKSLLNRYAVEGRDLTLQYNIYNVGSSAALDVELSDDSFPPEDFGIVSGMLNVKWDRIAPASNVSHTVVLRPLKAGYFNFTSATITYLAQEDGPVVIGSTSAPGQGGILAQREFDRRFSPHFLDWAAFGVMTLPSIGIPLLLWYSSKRKYDTPKPKKN; encoded by the exons atggcgtCTGGGGTGCCCACG ATGAGGCCGCTGGCGTTTGTGGTGTTGGCTCTGTTAGCTGTCAGTCAAGGAGAAGAAGGAGCCAGGCTTTTGGCCTCTAAATCATTGCTGAACAGATACGCTGTGGAAGGGCGGGACCTGACCCTGCAGTATAACATCTACAATGTCGGCTCCAG TGCTGCGCTAGATGTGGAATTGTCTGACGATTCCTTCCCTCCAGAAGACTTCGGCATCGTCTCTGGTATGCTCAACGTCAAATGGGACCGGATTGCCCC TGCTAGCAATGTCTCCCACACAGTGGTCCTTCGTCCTCTCAAAGCTGGTTATTTCAACTTCACTTCAGCGACTATTACCTACTTGGCCCAGGAGGATGGGCCTGTTGTG atcgGCTCCACCAGTGCACCTGGACAGGGAGGAATCCTTGCCCAGCGGGAGTTTGACCGGAGATTCTCCCCCCATTTT CTGGACTGGGCAGCCTTTGGAGTCATGACCTTGCCCTCCATAGGCATCCCCCTTCTCCTGTGGTACTCCAGCAAGAGGAAATACGATACTCCCAAACCCAAGAAGAATTGA